In Corylus avellana chromosome ca2, CavTom2PMs-1.0, the following proteins share a genomic window:
- the LOC132170114 gene encoding probable F-box protein At4g22030: MGHPLKGQVNPFSQSIFSVSDRFVSGVVRYYIAAIKKLRENLHQMASSTLRLSSSSSCSRKINAVIHVPKLPKVIPYFSIPKIPTTKPVEELNLRDGFKRIVPVEKTSTAPTHDKSPNSDAIAATTQLYAILEAVADRVEMHANIGKQRENWNTLLLNSVNMITLTAATMAGAAAIGGAGMPLLALKLSSTLLYSAATGMLLVMNKIQPSQLEEEQRNATRYFKQIQTQIQTTLALGSPSKEDVKSVMEKVLAVDKAYPLPLLGAMLDKFPAKFEPSVWWPSNQQLQKKNKSSQGKQRDEKKNGWSEEMEVEMREIIEVVKRKDIEDYERLGNLVLKINKVLAIAGPLLTGIAAVGSAFVGNGSWAAVVAVAAGALGSAVNAFEHGGQIGMVFEMYRNCSGFFQLLQESIESTLEERDLEKRENGELFEMKVALKLGRSLSNLKELAKNSAFSRMDETTIDEFASKLF, translated from the exons ATGGGTCACCCATTAAAAGGCCAGGTCAACCCATTCAGCCAGTCAATATTTTCCGTATCTGACCGCTTCGTTTCAGGTGTTGTTCGATATTATATTGCTGCTATAA AAAAGCTCAGAGAAAACCTCCATCAAATGGCTTCTTCAACTCTCCGattatcttcatcatcttcttgttcCAGGAAAATCAATGCTGTTATTCATGTCCCTAAACTTCCTAAAGTCATCCCTTATTTCTCAATTCCAAAAATACCAACGACAAAGCCGGTTGAGGAATTGAATCTAAGAGATGGGTTCAAGAGAATAGTTCCGGTAGAAAAGACCAGTACCGCACCAACCCATGATAAATCACCCAACTCCGACGCCATTGCGGCTACTACCCAACTCTATGCCATCTTAGAGGCCGTAGCTGACAGGGTGGAGATGCACGCAAACATTGGAAAACAGCGTGAAAACTGGAATACCCTTCTTCTCAACTCCGTCAACATGATAACCCTCACTGCTGCCACCATGGCCGGTGCTGCAGCCATTGGTGGCGCTGGAATGCCCCTTTTGGCTCTGAAACTGTCGTCCACTCTCTTGTATTCTGCAGCCACTGGGATGTTGCTTGTGATGAACAAAATACAGCCTTCACAGCTTGAAGAGGAGCAACGCAATGCTACGAGATATTTCAAGCAGATCCAGACCCAAATCCAAACCACGCTGGCTCTCGGGAGTCCATCTAAAGAAGATGTGAAGAGCGTTATGGAAAAGGTTTTGGCTGTCGACAAAGCATACCCACTTCCCTTGCTTGGAGCCATGCTTGACAAATTCCCTGCAAAGTTTGAGCCATCTGTTTGGTGGCCTTCAAATCAGCAACTTcagaagaaaaacaagtccTCTCAAGGAAAGCAAcgagatgagaagaagaatgGGTGGAGTGAGGAAATGGAAGTAGAAATGCGGGAGATCATCGAGGTGGTGAAGAGAAAGGACATTGAGGATTACGAAAGGCTAGGCAACCTGGTGTTGAAGATCAACAAGGTTTTAGCCATCGCAGGTCCATTACTCACTGGCATTGCAGCCGTCGGATCTGCTTTTGTTGGTAACGGCTCATGGGCTGCAGTAGTAGCGGTGGCTGCGGGGGCTTTAGGTAGCGCGGTTAATGCTTTTGAGCATGGTGGCCAAATTGGGATGGTGTTTGAGATGTACAGAAACTGCAGTGGCTTCTTCCAGCTACTCCAAGAATCAATTGAATCCACACTTGAGGAAAGAGAtttggagaaaagagaaaatggagagtTGTTTGAAATGAAGGTGGCTTTGAAACTGGGAAGAAGCTTGTCAAACCTCAAAGAACTAGCCAAAAATTCAGCTTTTTCACGTATGGATGAAACCACCATAGATGAATTCGCTAGCAAGCTCTTTTAG